The following proteins come from a genomic window of Megalobrama amblycephala isolate DHTTF-2021 linkage group LG1, ASM1881202v1, whole genome shotgun sequence:
- the zfand2a gene encoding AN1-type zinc finger protein 2A isoform X1: MEFPDLGEHCSEKSCKRLDFLPMKCDACEEIFCKDHITYANHKCTSLYKKDVQVPVCPLCNTPIPIRRGEMPDIKVGEHIDRDCKSDPAQRKRKIFTNKCSKGGCKQKEMIRVTCDQCHLNFCLKHRHPLDHDCKTDSKPVSKSGHAALLRAQASSSSNAGASSTRGSSRTMSNGVTGNTRPQSSSALRTSPASPPMVSPTAQNVIPSSVSYQGGLTEEQALQRALEMSLAESARTSQPTLSPQEQEDLAMAQALAASEEEYRRQQQRQGGVSKQSSCCLS; the protein is encoded by the exons ATGGAGTTTCCTGATCTCGGGGAGCACTGCTCAGAGAAGAGCTGCAAACGTCTCG ATTTTCTTCCTATGAAATGTGATGCCTGTGAAGAAATTTTCTGCAAGGACCACATAACGTATGCAAATCACAAGTGCACTTCATTATATAAGAAG GATGTCCAGGTTCCTGTATGCCCATTGTGCAACACCCCCATTCCCATTAGAAGAGGGGAAATGCCAGACATCAAAGTTGGGGAACACATAGACCGAGACTGCAAATCTGACCCTGCTCAGAGGAAACGAAAG ATCTTTACAAATAAATGCTCCAAGGGCGGCTGTAAGCAGAAGGAAATGATCCGGGTGACATGTGACCAGTGCCACTTGAACTTCTGTCTTAAACATAGACACCCACTCGACCATGACTGTAAGACTGACAGCAAGCCAGTCTCCAAATCAGG gcaTGCTGCTTTATTGAGGGCTCAAGCCTCCTCTTCTAGTAACGCTGGGGCGTCATCCACTAGAGGGAGCTCTAGGACCATGTCTAATGGAGTAACTGGAAACACCAGACCTCAGAGCAGCAG TGCACTAAGGACATCGCCTGCATCTCCTCCCATGGTGTCTCCCACAGCACAGAATGTAATTCCCTCATCAGTGTCATATCAAGGCGGGCTG ACGGAGGAGCAAGCCCTCCAGAGAGCATTAGAAATGTCACTGGCTGAATCTGCTCGAACAAGCCAGCCAACTCTAAG TCCTCAGGAGCAGGAGGATCTGGCCATGGCTCAGGCTCTCGCTGCTAGTGAAGAAGAATACAGGCGACAGCAGCAGAGACAG GGGGGAGTTTCCAAACAGTCCAGCTGCTGCCTGTCTTAA
- the zfand2a gene encoding AN1-type zinc finger protein 2A isoform X2, which yields MEFPDLGEHCSEKSCKRLDFLPMKCDACEEIFCKDHITYANHKCTSLYKKDVQVPVCPLCNTPIPIRRGEMPDIKVGEHIDRDCKSDPAQRKRKIFTNKCSKGGCKQKEMIRVTCDQCHLNFCLKHRHPLDHDCKTDSKPVSKSGHAALLRAQASSSSNAGASSTRGSSRTMSNGVTGNTRPQSSSALRTSPASPPMVSPTAQNVIPSSVSYQGGLTEEQALQRALEMSLAESARTSQPTLSPQEQEDLAMAQALAASEEEYRRQQQRQVARKLNSQ from the exons ATGGAGTTTCCTGATCTCGGGGAGCACTGCTCAGAGAAGAGCTGCAAACGTCTCG ATTTTCTTCCTATGAAATGTGATGCCTGTGAAGAAATTTTCTGCAAGGACCACATAACGTATGCAAATCACAAGTGCACTTCATTATATAAGAAG GATGTCCAGGTTCCTGTATGCCCATTGTGCAACACCCCCATTCCCATTAGAAGAGGGGAAATGCCAGACATCAAAGTTGGGGAACACATAGACCGAGACTGCAAATCTGACCCTGCTCAGAGGAAACGAAAG ATCTTTACAAATAAATGCTCCAAGGGCGGCTGTAAGCAGAAGGAAATGATCCGGGTGACATGTGACCAGTGCCACTTGAACTTCTGTCTTAAACATAGACACCCACTCGACCATGACTGTAAGACTGACAGCAAGCCAGTCTCCAAATCAGG gcaTGCTGCTTTATTGAGGGCTCAAGCCTCCTCTTCTAGTAACGCTGGGGCGTCATCCACTAGAGGGAGCTCTAGGACCATGTCTAATGGAGTAACTGGAAACACCAGACCTCAGAGCAGCAG TGCACTAAGGACATCGCCTGCATCTCCTCCCATGGTGTCTCCCACAGCACAGAATGTAATTCCCTCATCAGTGTCATATCAAGGCGGGCTG ACGGAGGAGCAAGCCCTCCAGAGAGCATTAGAAATGTCACTGGCTGAATCTGCTCGAACAAGCCAGCCAACTCTAAG TCCTCAGGAGCAGGAGGATCTGGCCATGGCTCAGGCTCTCGCTGCTAGTGAAGAAGAATACAGGCGACAGCAGCAGAGACAGGTAGCCAGAAAACTTAACAGTCAGTAG
- the zfand2a gene encoding AN1-type zinc finger protein 2A isoform X3, protein MEFPDLGEHCSEKSCKRLDFLPMKCDACEEIFCKDHITYANHKCTSLYKKDVQVPVCPLCNTPIPIRRGEMPDIKVGEHIDRDCKSDPAQRKRKIFTNKCSKGGCKQKEMIRVTCDQCHLNFCLKHRHPLDHDCKTDSKPVSKSG, encoded by the exons ATGGAGTTTCCTGATCTCGGGGAGCACTGCTCAGAGAAGAGCTGCAAACGTCTCG ATTTTCTTCCTATGAAATGTGATGCCTGTGAAGAAATTTTCTGCAAGGACCACATAACGTATGCAAATCACAAGTGCACTTCATTATATAAGAAG GATGTCCAGGTTCCTGTATGCCCATTGTGCAACACCCCCATTCCCATTAGAAGAGGGGAAATGCCAGACATCAAAGTTGGGGAACACATAGACCGAGACTGCAAATCTGACCCTGCTCAGAGGAAACGAAAG ATCTTTACAAATAAATGCTCCAAGGGCGGCTGTAAGCAGAAGGAAATGATCCGGGTGACATGTGACCAGTGCCACTTGAACTTCTGTCTTAAACATAGACACCCACTCGACCATGACTGTAAGACTGACAGCAAGCCAGTCTCCAAATCAGGGTAA